GGACTGGGGGCTTTGGATAGGTCTAGTCTATTCTGTAGGGTTTGGGGTTAGCAGGGGGATAGCCGTTGATGATGATCTTCCCCCCGTTGTTCGGTGTGGATCTGTTTATTTCTCACAACCGCAGGATTGTCTGCAGATCAACTCGCCGGGCACCACTAGTTGCGCGTAGGAATACTTTCCGTTGGTCAAGTCTTTCAGCAGTTGGCCGGCGCTTTCTCCAATCTTCTGGAAAGGCACATCGATGGTGCTAATGGTGGGATTAGTCCTTTTGCTGCGTTGGAGGTTGTCGCAGCCGAGTAGGGCGAAGTCCTGCGGGACCCGGAGGCCCAATGCGGAGGCGACCCGGAGCACATTGGCGGCCAGCACATCATTCTCGGCCAGTATGGCGGTGGCCTTCTTACTGACGGTACGCACCACCTCTGTAAGGTCTGTGCTCCGTTCAACACTGACTATCTCCAGTTGTCCCCCAATTTCCTCTACGGCTTCTTTGCAGCCTTCTAGACGCATCTTGGACCAAGTTTTCATCGGCTGTACGTAGATGTAGGCGAAGCTGGTGTGTCCATGGCCGTGCAAGTGCATGGTGGCCTCGTAAAAGGCCCCGTGGTTGTCAAAGGATACGGCGG
This window of the Bacillota bacterium genome carries:
- a CDS encoding LacI family transcriptional regulator, with the protein product MAVLMKDIAQRANVSVSAVSQALRNTGTLSPRTRHRIIAIAKEMGYVFPDTERQTRLAVVCPDGSISESEVYNGFYEGIKTSLGDAICLVAAASNPEAFPISSITNGSEEIDGVIFFGGEADHPVLQALVNHGIKCVILNRESNDRRVSAVSFDNHGAFYEATMHLHGHGHTSFAYIYVQPMKTWSKMRLEGCKEAVEEIGGQLEIVSVERSTDLTEVVRTVSKKATAILAENDVLAANVLRVASALGLRVPQDFALLGCDNLQRSKRTNPTISTIDVPFQKIGESAGQLLKDLTNGKYSYAQLVVPGELICRQSCGCEK